One genomic segment of Microtus ochrogaster isolate Prairie Vole_2 linkage group LG8, MicOch1.0, whole genome shotgun sequence includes these proteins:
- the Id1 gene encoding DNA-binding protein inhibitor ID-1 isoform X2, with product MKVASGSAAATAGPSCSLKAGRTAGGAGEVVLGLSEQSVAISRCSGTRLPALLDEQQVNVLLYDMNGCYSRLKELVPTLPQNRKVSKVEILQHVIDYIRDLQLELNSESEFGSAGGRGLPVRAPLSTLNGEISALAAEVSSERHVFQPTIASCVAEATH from the exons ATGAAGGTCGCCAGTGGCAGCGCCGCGGCCACCGCGGGCCCCAGCTGCTCGCTGAAGGCGGGCAGGACCGCGGGCGGCGCGGGCGAGGTTGTGCTCGGTCTGTCCGAGCAGAGCGTAGCCATCTCGCGCTGCTCCGGGACGCGCCTGCCTGCCCTGCTGGACGAACAGCAGGTGAACGTCCTGCTCTACGACATGAACGGCTGCTACTCACGCCTCAAGGAGCTGGTGCCCACCCTGCCTCAGAACCGCAAAGTGAGCAAGGTGGAGATCCTGCAACACGTTATCGACTACATCAGGGACCTGCAGCTGGAGCTGAACTCGGAATCCGAATTCGGGTCAGCCGGAGGCCGGGGACTGCCCGTTCGGGCTCCGCTCAGCACCCTGAATGGCGAGATCAGTGCCTTGGCAGCCGAGGTGAGCTCCGA GCGGCATGTGTTCCAGCCGACGATCGCATCTTGTGTCGCTGAAGCGACACACTGA
- the Id1 gene encoding DNA-binding protein inhibitor ID-1 isoform X1: MKVASGSAAATAGPSCSLKAGRTAGGAGEVVLGLSEQSVAISRCSGTRLPALLDEQQVNVLLYDMNGCYSRLKELVPTLPQNRKVSKVEILQHVIDYIRDLQLELNSESEFGSAGGRGLPVRAPLSTLNGEISALAAEAACVPADDRILCR, from the exons ATGAAGGTCGCCAGTGGCAGCGCCGCGGCCACCGCGGGCCCCAGCTGCTCGCTGAAGGCGGGCAGGACCGCGGGCGGCGCGGGCGAGGTTGTGCTCGGTCTGTCCGAGCAGAGCGTAGCCATCTCGCGCTGCTCCGGGACGCGCCTGCCTGCCCTGCTGGACGAACAGCAGGTGAACGTCCTGCTCTACGACATGAACGGCTGCTACTCACGCCTCAAGGAGCTGGTGCCCACCCTGCCTCAGAACCGCAAAGTGAGCAAGGTGGAGATCCTGCAACACGTTATCGACTACATCAGGGACCTGCAGCTGGAGCTGAACTCGGAATCCGAATTCGGGTCAGCCGGAGGCCGGGGACTGCCCGTTCGGGCTCCGCTCAGCACCCTGAATGGCGAGATCAGTGCCTTGGCAGCCGAG GCGGCATGTGTTCCAGCCGACGATCGCATCTTGTGTCGCTGA